One genomic segment of Erysipelotrichaceae bacterium 66202529 includes these proteins:
- a CDS encoding PTS system mannose/fructose/sorbose family transporter subunit IID: MSEAVNSVAAEEKKTIVTKKDLLKAWWKWTLAVEVPVSFDRMQALAFGYSMNKVLRKLYKDDPEELQAAMRRHTSMFNTNCDWGSIIHGITISLEEQRALGHDDISPEVIQSLKLGLMGPLAGIGDSVDQGIVATIPLAIFVPMALEGSVIAAFIPGLIYIAWSFGWSWFLFNKGYSLGKNSVLEILHSGAIKKVIDIASIVGLFMIGCLSASYIKVQTIVEFASDTSTVKLQEIIDGILPNMLPFIVVMGMYLYITKRGPKYIRLMIYTMIIAIVLTFFHII, from the coding sequence ATGAGTGAAGCAGTAAACAGTGTAGCCGCTGAGGAAAAGAAAACAATCGTAACAAAAAAAGATCTCTTAAAGGCATGGTGGAAATGGACGCTTGCAGTAGAGGTTCCGGTAAGCTTTGACCGTATGCAGGCCCTTGCCTTTGGATATTCGATGAATAAGGTATTACGTAAGCTGTACAAGGATGACCCGGAGGAGCTGCAGGCAGCTATGCGCCGTCATACCTCCATGTTTAATACAAACTGTGACTGGGGAAGTATTATTCACGGTATTACCATCTCATTGGAGGAACAGCGCGCACTTGGTCACGATGATATTTCTCCTGAGGTTATTCAATCCTTAAAGCTTGGTCTGATGGGACCTCTGGCAGGTATCGGTGACAGTGTGGATCAGGGAATCGTTGCGACCATCCCATTGGCAATCTTTGTACCAATGGCTTTGGAAGGCTCTGTTATCGCAGCCTTTATTCCAGGACTTATTTACATCGCATGGAGCTTTGGCTGGTCATGGTTCCTCTTCAACAAGGGATATTCCCTTGGTAAAAACTCCGTATTGGAAATTCTGCATTCCGGAGCTATTAAAAAGGTTATTGATATCGCAAGTATTGTCGGTCTGTTCATGATCGGATGCCTGTCTGCCTCTTATATAAAGGTACAGACCATTGTGGAATTTGCCAGTGACACATCCACTGTGAAGCTGCAGGAAATCATTGACGGTATTCTGCCGAATATGCTTCCGTTTATCGTAGTCATGGGAATGTATCTGTATATCACAAAGCGAGGGCCAAAGTATATTCGTCTGATGATTTATACAATGATTATCGCTATCGTATTAACCTTCTTCCATATCATATAA
- a CDS encoding PTS sugar transporter subunit IIC, whose product MVIQAILVGILYWLSMGRASYFVSFAFRKPVVLGVFIGLVYGDVQTGLLYGATIQLMYMGGIEAGGNIPSDQGLATCIAIPAAIANNLDPAAAVALAVPFGVLGVLINNVRRTINSFYNTKADKFVEDKQYDKLSIFSFVLPWLTNGVLYFTPVFIATLFGSSVVQAFINVIPEWAMNGLTNAGNMLPGLGFALTLVVMGKKKYLPFFVLGFFLYSVMGFSMLTGAVIALCLALIVSLFKQNDEEEVA is encoded by the coding sequence ATGGTAATTCAAGCAATTTTAGTCGGTATACTGTACTGGCTTTCCATGGGACGTGCAAGCTACTTTGTATCCTTCGCATTCCGTAAGCCGGTCGTACTGGGCGTTTTCATCGGTCTTGTATATGGGGATGTACAAACCGGACTGCTGTATGGGGCAACCATTCAGCTGATGTATATGGGAGGTATTGAAGCAGGAGGAAATATTCCAAGTGACCAGGGACTGGCAACCTGTATTGCAATCCCTGCCGCAATCGCAAATAATCTGGATCCGGCTGCTGCTGTGGCACTGGCTGTTCCATTCGGTGTACTTGGTGTATTGATCAACAACGTTCGCCGTACCATCAACTCATTCTATAACACAAAGGCTGATAAGTTTGTAGAGGATAAGCAGTATGACAAGCTGTCCATCTTCTCCTTCGTACTTCCATGGCTCACCAATGGTGTATTGTATTTCACACCGGTATTCATTGCGACATTATTCGGTTCCAGCGTTGTACAGGCATTTATCAATGTCATTCCGGAATGGGCAATGAACGGACTTACAAACGCAGGAAACATGCTTCCAGGCTTAGGATTTGCTCTGACGCTGGTTGTCATGGGGAAAAAGAAGTATCTGCCATTCTTCGTACTGGGATTCTTCCTGTATTCTGTCATGGGCTTCTCCATGCTGACAGGAGCTGTCATCGCATTATGTCTTGCGCTGATCGTATCCCTATTCAAACAGAACGATGAGGAGGAAGTTGCATGA
- a CDS encoding PTS sugar transporter, whose product MSIELTRVDFRLIHGQVITRWLTQCQINEIVTIDTALSKDAFMQEVFKMAAPKGVKITIVNVEDAVKRQQEGAFDKNRVMVLFKGVAELNAAVQAGLKLEKVQIGGLGGGPGRKAVNNAITLDRADADTLLELEKMGIEIYFQTTPDYPSETLQKAVAKL is encoded by the coding sequence ATGAGTATTGAACTAACAAGAGTAGATTTCAGATTGATTCACGGTCAGGTCATTACAAGATGGCTGACACAGTGCCAGATCAATGAAATCGTAACAATCGACACTGCCCTGAGCAAGGACGCATTCATGCAGGAAGTATTTAAAATGGCCGCTCCAAAGGGTGTTAAAATTACAATCGTAAATGTAGAGGATGCTGTAAAGCGCCAGCAGGAAGGAGCCTTTGATAAGAACCGCGTCATGGTACTGTTCAAGGGTGTGGCAGAATTAAACGCTGCTGTACAGGCTGGCCTGAAGCTGGAAAAGGTACAAATCGGCGGACTTGGCGGTGGCCCTGGCCGCAAGGCTGTAAACAATGCAATCACGCTGGACAGAGCAGATGCAGATACTCTGCTTGAACTGGAAAAGATGGGGATTGAAATTTATTTCCAGACAACTCCGGATTATCCTTCCGAAACACTTCAAAAAGCTGTCGCTAAATTATAA
- a CDS encoding ketohydroxyglutarate aldolase, with the protein MKKMNVTKRMYEAGALAIVRAETLDRACEIAEGCMKGGVPVMEMSYTLNNAGDIIQGLSEKYKDALCVGAGTVLDAETARHAILHGADFIIAPNYNEDVAKMCNRYQIPYAPGCTTITECVDALSNGAAFIKAFPISDFYGSKLVKVFKTPIPDMPILASGGINLDNLRTWLENGVDVCGFGGLLTKGSSEDIAANAAKIHEIITSFRANK; encoded by the coding sequence ATGAAAAAAATGAACGTCACAAAACGTATGTACGAGGCAGGGGCACTTGCTATTGTGCGTGCGGAAACATTGGATCGCGCATGTGAGATAGCTGAGGGCTGCATGAAGGGTGGTGTCCCCGTCATGGAAATGAGCTATACATTAAATAATGCAGGAGATATCATTCAGGGACTTTCAGAGAAGTACAAGGATGCCCTTTGTGTAGGAGCGGGAACTGTGCTGGATGCTGAAACCGCAAGACATGCAATTCTGCATGGTGCAGATTTTATCATTGCGCCGAATTATAATGAGGATGTTGCAAAAATGTGCAATCGCTATCAGATTCCTTATGCTCCAGGATGTACTACCATTACGGAGTGTGTGGATGCACTGAGCAACGGAGCAGCCTTTATCAAGGCTTTCCCAATTTCCGATTTCTATGGTTCAAAGCTTGTAAAGGTTTTTAAAACGCCGATTCCTGACATGCCAATACTGGCAAGCGGCGGTATCAATCTTGACAACCTGAGAACATGGTTGGAAAACGGTGTAGATGTATGCGGCTTTGGAGGTCTGCTGACCAAGGGAAGCAGTGAGGATATCGCAGCAAATGCCGCAAAGATTCATGAAATTATTACCAGCTTCAGAGCTAACAAATAA
- a CDS encoding family 1 glycosylhydrolase encodes MYFQKTTGFPTNFLWGSASAAYQIEGADREDGKGVSNWDEFVKIPGKTFKGTTGAIAVDFYHHYKEDIALMAKMGLKTYRFSIAWTRIYPKGRGNLNEAGLIFYDNVINECLKYGIEPMVTIYHWDMPQALEEAYHGWESPQIIDDFVNYAVTLFERYGDRVKYWITMNEQNIFTSMGWMEGLHPPGKIDQLKLFYQVNHHANVAHARSVIELKKRFPKAMAGASFAFSPCYAIDCHPENAMAKEDYDDLRNYWWMDIYGYGRYPKSAMKYLKSINCAPDVTQKEMEDIRQAAQLIDFMGVNYYQTAVAEYNDIDGVGANHEVNTTGEKGTAKISGVPGLYKNPANPYLKTTDWDWTIDPMGIRMCCRIITSRYDLPIIISENGLGAFDKLEDDKTIHDPYRIAYLRAHLAELKKAIDDGCEVLAYCTWSCTDLLSWLNGYQKRYGFIYVDREEADDSGTLNRYPKDSFHWYADVIASNGENL; translated from the coding sequence ATGTACTTTCAGAAAACAACAGGATTTCCAACTAATTTTTTATGGGGCAGTGCTTCTGCCGCTTACCAGATCGAAGGCGCTGATCGTGAGGATGGAAAGGGTGTATCGAATTGGGATGAATTTGTAAAGATCCCGGGAAAAACCTTTAAAGGTACAACGGGTGCTATCGCTGTCGATTTTTATCATCATTATAAAGAGGATATCGCCCTCATGGCAAAAATGGGCTTAAAGACCTACCGCTTTTCTATTGCATGGACAAGAATCTATCCAAAGGGCAGAGGAAACCTAAACGAAGCAGGGCTTATATTTTATGATAATGTAATTAACGAATGCTTGAAATATGGAATAGAGCCGATGGTGACAATATATCATTGGGATATGCCGCAGGCATTGGAGGAAGCATATCACGGTTGGGAATCGCCGCAAATTATAGATGACTTTGTGAATTATGCCGTTACCTTGTTTGAACGCTATGGAGATCGTGTAAAATACTGGATCACCATGAACGAACAGAATATTTTCACTTCCATGGGATGGATGGAAGGACTGCATCCACCGGGAAAAATTGATCAGCTGAAGCTGTTTTATCAGGTGAATCATCATGCGAATGTTGCACACGCAAGAAGTGTTATAGAACTGAAAAAGCGGTTTCCAAAGGCGATGGCTGGGGCAAGCTTTGCCTTTTCCCCTTGCTATGCCATAGATTGTCATCCTGAAAATGCCATGGCAAAGGAAGATTATGACGATTTACGTAATTACTGGTGGATGGATATCTACGGTTACGGCCGTTATCCAAAGAGTGCTATGAAATATTTGAAATCCATTAACTGTGCACCGGATGTTACACAAAAGGAAATGGAAGATATCAGGCAGGCTGCACAGCTCATAGATTTTATGGGTGTGAATTATTATCAGACAGCAGTTGCGGAATATAACGATATCGACGGTGTTGGGGCAAATCACGAGGTGAATACAACAGGCGAAAAGGGAACTGCGAAAATCAGTGGTGTTCCCGGTCTGTATAAGAATCCTGCGAATCCATATCTGAAAACAACAGACTGGGATTGGACGATTGATCCCATGGGAATTCGTATGTGCTGCCGTATAATTACCTCCCGCTATGATCTACCGATTATAATATCTGAAAACGGGCTAGGTGCGTTTGATAAACTGGAGGATGATAAAACAATTCATGATCCTTACCGTATTGCGTATCTGCGTGCTCACCTTGCGGAATTGAAAAAGGCGATTGATGACGGATGCGAGGTTCTTGCCTATTGCACATGGTCTTGTACAGATTTATTAAGCTGGTTAAATGGATATCAGAAGCGCTACGGTTTTATTTATGTTGATCGTGAGGAAGCGGATGACAGCGGAACATTAAACCGATATCCAAAGGATTCCTTTCACTGGTACGCTGATGTGATTGCCTCAAATGGAGAGAATTTGTAG
- a CDS encoding UTRA domain-containing protein, with the protein MVPKYMQVYTGLKDAILSEVYRANEMLPSGEELAAAYDCSVLTVKKAMDRLVSEGYVVRKRGLGSFVKKCVSPNTGNMQSIPVIGRELIREEVTSIVEKFKVSACTQDIAEKLNIREGDFVYEIERIRLYNGEPRVVEYTWMPLQIIPGLQLCDVEASIYAYIEKQLQKHIQSARLSFQAVRPQKLEKKYFKMDEHDFVCQVEEIAYLDTSEIFEYSIAQHVPQYFHFETNVIKELYES; encoded by the coding sequence ATGGTACCAAAATATATGCAGGTATATACAGGCTTGAAGGATGCTATTCTTTCAGAGGTATACAGGGCCAATGAAATGCTGCCAAGTGGAGAAGAGCTGGCAGCAGCGTATGATTGCAGTGTGCTTACTGTGAAAAAAGCGATGGATCGGTTGGTAAGTGAAGGCTATGTTGTACGAAAACGGGGTCTTGGCAGCTTTGTAAAGAAATGTGTCAGCCCAAATACAGGAAATATGCAGTCAATCCCGGTAATCGGCCGTGAGCTTATCCGGGAGGAGGTTACTTCCATTGTAGAGAAATTTAAGGTGTCTGCCTGTACACAGGATATTGCAGAAAAATTGAATATCAGGGAAGGTGATTTCGTATATGAAATAGAACGAATCCGTTTGTATAATGGGGAGCCAAGAGTTGTAGAATATACATGGATGCCATTACAAATTATTCCGGGACTTCAGTTATGTGATGTGGAAGCATCCATTTATGCGTATATCGAAAAACAGCTGCAGAAGCATATTCAAAGTGCCCGCTTATCCTTCCAGGCTGTTCGGCCGCAGAAGCTGGAAAAGAAGTATTTTAAAATGGATGAACATGATTTTGTATGTCAGGTAGAAGAAATTGCATACCTGGATACATCAGAAATCTTTGAATATTCCATTGCACAGCATGTACCGCAGTATTTCCACTTTGAGACAAATGTAATAAAGGAATTGTACGAAAGCTGA
- a CDS encoding catalase yields the protein MNKLLGHFKTITAHKIAVTKLCFRCGLYKQGLLHDLSKYSPVEFCAGVRYFQGNRSPIDYEKEVKGYSLGWLHHKGRNKHHWEYWLDNAVGGIKPVKMPLKYLVEMYCDRTAASRIYMKENYHDGSAYEYFMNGYDNVIMHDETRAMLKMILEYQRDHGTDATIEYIREEILKKETY from the coding sequence ATGAATAAGCTATTGGGACATTTCAAGACAATAACAGCACATAAAATTGCTGTAACAAAGCTATGCTTCCGCTGTGGTTTATATAAACAGGGTTTGTTGCATGACCTCTCCAAATACAGTCCTGTAGAATTTTGTGCAGGAGTAAGGTACTTCCAGGGGAATCGCAGTCCCATTGATTATGAAAAGGAAGTGAAGGGATATTCCCTGGGATGGCTGCATCATAAGGGCCGTAACAAGCATCACTGGGAATACTGGCTCGATAATGCTGTCGGAGGAATCAAGCCGGTTAAGATGCCACTCAAGTATCTGGTGGAAATGTATTGTGACCGTACTGCGGCATCCCGTATTTATATGAAAGAGAATTATCATGACGGCAGTGCCTATGAATATTTCATGAACGGGTATGATAATGTCATTATGCATGATGAAACAAGAGCAATGCTTAAAATGATACTGGAATATCAGCGCGATCATGGCACGGATGCTACGATTGAATATATAAGAGAAGAGATACTGAAAAAGGAAACTTACTAA
- a CDS encoding HTH domain-containing protein: protein METPLTGAQRRKRILSMMRQSSTPLSGGALGRDTGVSRQVVVQDIALLRTEGYPIIATARGYILNDTKKAVRLFKVCHTSEQISDELETIVDLGGSVEDVMVNHKAYGKMSAPLRIRNRRDVAVLLDNLKTGKSTPLMNVTSGYHFHHVSADSQEILDEIEESLKQKHLLVEFLPYELEEEIK from the coding sequence ATGGAAACACCGTTAACAGGGGCACAGCGCCGTAAACGTATTCTATCCATGATGAGGCAGTCCTCAACACCATTGTCGGGAGGCGCATTAGGCAGGGATACCGGGGTAAGCCGTCAGGTAGTCGTACAGGATATCGCTTTACTGCGGACAGAGGGATATCCTATTATTGCGACTGCAAGAGGATACATTTTAAATGATACAAAGAAAGCAGTACGCCTGTTCAAGGTGTGTCATACAAGTGAACAGATCAGCGATGAGCTGGAGACTATTGTAGATCTTGGCGGCAGTGTGGAGGATGTGATGGTGAATCACAAAGCCTATGGTAAAATGTCAGCACCCCTTCGTATCCGCAACCGTCGTGATGTAGCTGTTTTACTGGATAATCTGAAAACAGGAAAATCTACACCGCTGATGAATGTCACTTCAGGGTATCATTTTCATCATGTCAGTGCTGACTCGCAGGAGATTCTGGATGAGATAGAAGAGAGTCTGAAACAGAAGCACCTGCTAGTGGAATTTCTTCCTTACGAGTTGGAGGAGGAAATTAAATAA
- the nadC gene encoding carboxylating nicotinate-nucleotide diphosphorylase: MNPITMQLVADKYIRLALEEDINGEDVTTCSVMPDYKEGEVQLICKEDGIIAGLQIFERVFTLLDPKTKVDFLVKDGDQVMKGQLMGTVHGDVRVLLSGERTALNYLQRMSGIATYTRNVSKLLEGSKTCLVDTRKTTPCMRVFEKYAVLVGGGRNHRYNLSDGVLLKDNHIDAAGGVRQAIEAARKHAPFVRKIEIETENLEMVKEAVEAGADIIMLDNMTPEVMKEAVKLIAGRAETECSGNITKENIELMKDIGVDYVSSGALTHSSPILDISLKHLSVLDAK, from the coding sequence ATGAATCCAATCACGATGCAGCTTGTTGCTGATAAATATATCCGTCTTGCTTTAGAGGAGGACATTAACGGAGAGGATGTAACCACCTGTTCTGTCATGCCTGATTATAAGGAAGGAGAGGTTCAGCTAATCTGTAAGGAAGATGGTATTATTGCCGGACTTCAGATTTTTGAACGTGTCTTTACTCTGCTGGATCCGAAAACAAAGGTTGATTTTCTGGTTAAGGATGGCGATCAGGTGATGAAGGGTCAGCTAATGGGGACAGTACACGGCGATGTACGTGTGTTATTGTCCGGAGAGCGTACAGCTTTGAATTATCTGCAGAGAATGAGTGGTATTGCGACCTATACAAGAAATGTTTCTAAGCTGTTAGAGGGCTCAAAAACCTGTCTGGTGGATACAAGAAAGACAACACCTTGTATGCGTGTATTTGAAAAATATGCTGTTTTAGTCGGCGGCGGAAGAAACCATCGTTATAATCTGTCAGACGGGGTATTGCTGAAGGATAATCATATTGATGCTGCAGGCGGTGTGAGGCAGGCGATTGAGGCCGCAAGAAAGCATGCGCCATTTGTACGTAAAATAGAAATTGAAACGGAAAATCTGGAAATGGTTAAGGAAGCAGTGGAGGCAGGCGCGGATATTATCATGCTGGATAATATGACACCTGAGGTGATGAAGGAGGCTGTAAAGCTGATCGCAGGCCGTGCAGAAACAGAATGCTCCGGTAATATTACAAAGGAAAATATTGAACTGATGAAGGATATAGGGGTGGATTATGTATCGAGCGGTGCATTAACGCATTCCTCACCAATCCTGGATATCAGCTTAAAGCATCTGAGTGTTTTAGATGCAAAATAA
- a CDS encoding L-aspartate oxidase — translation MQTDMYYDTVIAGCGVAGLYAALKLPASSNILMICKESMEECDSMLAQGGICVLHDEDDYAAYFEDTMRAGHYENNTESVDIMIRQSRPVIEELLRLGVRFEENADGSLRYTREGGHSRPRICFHKDITGKEITTVLQKHVRECPNITVWQHTKMTDLLVERGSCRGIVVESASQQLINIHAVDTILATGGIGGLYEHSTNYPSLTGDALSICKKHGVQLDHLDYVQIHPTSLYTKKKGRSFLISESARGDGAILLNAKGERFVNELLPRDVVSQAIFEEMKKDGCEHVWLSFQNVSKDTIMSHFPNIYETCKKEGYDITKEMIPVVPAQHYFMGGIHVGSHSQTTMKHLYAVGETSCNGVHGKNRLASNSLLESLVFAKRAAENITVCRKGKRAYESNHDAACC, via the coding sequence ATGCAAACAGATATGTATTATGATACAGTCATCGCAGGCTGTGGGGTTGCAGGACTTTATGCAGCGCTAAAGCTACCTGCCTCCAGCAATATTCTGATGATTTGCAAGGAGAGTATGGAGGAATGCGATTCCATGCTGGCCCAGGGGGGAATCTGTGTTCTTCATGATGAGGACGATTACGCTGCATATTTTGAGGATACCATGCGTGCCGGTCATTATGAAAATAACACAGAAAGTGTAGATATAATGATACGGCAGAGCCGACCAGTTATCGAGGAGCTGTTAAGGCTGGGTGTCCGTTTTGAAGAAAATGCAGACGGAAGTCTGCGCTATACACGGGAGGGTGGACATTCCCGGCCGAGAATCTGTTTTCATAAGGATATCACAGGAAAAGAGATAACAACCGTTTTACAAAAGCATGTGCGCGAATGTCCTAATATCACTGTTTGGCAACATACCAAAATGACAGATTTACTTGTTGAGCGTGGAAGCTGCAGGGGGATTGTTGTAGAATCCGCAAGCCAGCAGCTTATAAATATACATGCAGTGGATACAATACTGGCAACCGGGGGAATCGGCGGTTTGTATGAGCATTCCACGAATTATCCAAGTCTGACCGGAGATGCGCTGAGTATTTGTAAAAAACACGGTGTGCAACTGGATCATCTGGATTATGTACAGATCCATCCCACAAGTCTGTATACAAAGAAAAAAGGAAGAAGCTTTCTGATTTCCGAGTCCGCAAGAGGGGATGGCGCAATTCTTTTGAATGCAAAGGGAGAGCGTTTTGTTAATGAATTATTGCCAAGAGATGTAGTGTCACAGGCCATTTTTGAGGAAATGAAAAAAGACGGTTGCGAGCATGTATGGCTGTCCTTTCAGAATGTGTCAAAGGATACGATTATGAGTCATTTTCCAAACATATATGAAACCTGTAAAAAGGAAGGGTATGATATTACAAAGGAAATGATTCCTGTAGTACCAGCCCAGCATTATTTTATGGGAGGCATTCATGTGGGAAGTCATTCTCAGACAACTATGAAGCATTTGTATGCAGTTGGTGAAACAAGCTGTAACGGTGTTCATGGAAAAAACCGTCTTGCCAGCAACAGTCTGCTGGAAAGTCTTGTATTTGCGAAAAGAGCGGCTGAAAATATAACAGTCTGCCGGAAAGGAAAAAGAGCATATGAATCCAATCACGATGCAGCTTGTTGCTGA
- the nadA gene encoding quinolinate synthase NadA: MTKQEEIKQLKVEKDAVLLAHYYVPAEVQEIADYVGDSFYLSKVASKLTNKVLVFCGVSFMGESGKLLNPEKAVLMPDATADCPMAHMVTKAEIDKVRAAYEDLAVVCYINSTAEIKSWSDVCVTSANAVQIVRNLPNQNILFIPDKNLGRYVAQQVPEKNVMLVKGYCPVHEEMRVQEIQALKQQHPYAEILAHPECNAQVLDMADYIGSTTGILKQAAASSAKEFIIATECGVRYELEKQSPDKRFYFPETEPVCTDMKKITLDGILHVLRTGENKASVAEEIAGPSKATLKRMLELAA, translated from the coding sequence ATGACAAAACAGGAAGAAATTAAACAGCTTAAGGTTGAAAAGGATGCCGTACTGCTGGCGCATTATTATGTACCGGCAGAGGTACAGGAAATCGCAGATTATGTAGGAGATTCTTTCTATCTAAGCAAGGTGGCGTCAAAGCTGACCAATAAGGTTCTGGTATTCTGCGGCGTATCGTTTATGGGAGAGAGCGGTAAGCTCCTGAATCCGGAAAAAGCAGTATTGATGCCGGATGCAACCGCAGATTGTCCAATGGCACATATGGTGACAAAGGCAGAAATTGACAAGGTAAGAGCAGCGTATGAGGATCTTGCTGTTGTATGCTATATCAATTCGACTGCAGAAATAAAATCTTGGTCGGATGTTTGTGTGACGTCCGCAAATGCTGTCCAGATTGTAAGAAATCTGCCAAATCAAAATATCTTGTTTATACCGGATAAAAACCTGGGACGATATGTGGCACAACAGGTACCGGAAAAGAATGTAATGCTGGTTAAGGGATACTGTCCGGTTCATGAGGAAATGCGTGTTCAGGAAATACAGGCATTGAAACAGCAGCATCCGTACGCTGAAATTTTGGCACATCCGGAGTGCAATGCGCAGGTGCTGGACATGGCAGATTATATCGGCTCTACAACCGGTATTTTAAAACAGGCGGCCGCAAGCAGTGCAAAGGAATTCATTATAGCAACGGAATGCGGTGTACGCTACGAGCTTGAAAAGCAGAGTCCGGATAAGAGGTTTTATTTCCCTGAAACAGAACCGGTTTGTACTGATATGAAAAAGATTACACTTGACGGTATATTACATGTACTTCGCACGGGAGAAAACAAAGCTTCTGTGGCAGAGGAGATTGCAGGCCCGTCAAAGGCAACGTTGAAAAGAATGCTGGAGCTTGCGGCATAG
- a CDS encoding ParB/RepB/Spo0J family partition protein: MPKKDNSARLGKGLSAIFGEDVSNVLEDIQQGKTEVHEDSKFEVEVKDVKPNPYQPRKNFDDEKIQELADSIRLHGVFTPILVKKAVKGYELIAGERRLRASKVAGLKTIPAILMEFDDQQMMEIALLENIQREDLNAIEEAQGYEKLIKKLGYTQEELAKRIGKSREHVANMLRLLKLPKSVQQYVIDKQLSMGHVRALLGLKDASQIEEVAKKAIQLHLSVRAVETLVKNMNEPKSAPEMKVRDINLDKVQDRLQSRFQTKVRIDEKQITIRYEGNDDLNRLLELLGGIEEE; this comes from the coding sequence ATGCCGAAAAAGGATAATAGCGCAAGACTTGGGAAAGGATTATCTGCAATCTTTGGAGAGGATGTCAGCAATGTGCTGGAGGATATTCAGCAGGGTAAGACGGAGGTTCATGAGGATTCCAAGTTTGAAGTGGAAGTCAAGGATGTAAAGCCGAATCCGTATCAGCCGCGCAAAAACTTTGATGATGAGAAGATTCAGGAGCTGGCAGATTCCATCCGACTGCATGGGGTATTTACACCCATTCTGGTAAAAAAAGCTGTTAAGGGCTATGAGCTGATTGCCGGTGAGCGGCGTTTAAGAGCAAGTAAGGTTGCCGGGCTGAAAACCATCCCTGCTATTCTGATGGAATTTGATGATCAGCAGATGATGGAAATCGCATTACTGGAAAACATTCAGCGCGAGGATCTGAATGCTATTGAGGAAGCACAGGGCTATGAAAAGCTGATTAAGAAGCTGGGATATACACAGGAGGAGCTGGCGAAGCGGATTGGAAAATCCAGGGAGCATGTGGCAAATATGCTGCGGCTTTTGAAGCTTCCCAAATCCGTACAGCAATATGTAATTGATAAACAGCTGAGTATGGGACATGTCCGTGCATTGCTTGGCTTAAAGGATGCTTCACAGATTGAAGAGGTAGCCAAGAAAGCTATTCAGCTTCACCTGAGTGTCCGTGCTGTGGAAACCCTTGTTAAGAATATGAATGAACCTAAAAGCGCTCCGGAAATGAAAGTGCGTGATATCAATCTGGATAAGGTTCAGGATCGTTTGCAGAGCCGCTTTCAGACAAAGGTGCGTATCGATGAAAAACAGATTACCATACGTTATGAGGGTAATGATGACCTGAATCGTCTGCTGGAACTGCTGGGCGGTATTGAAGAAGAATAA